The Phycisphaeraceae bacterium genome has a window encoding:
- a CDS encoding efflux RND transporter permease subunit produces MLNWIIRSSLNNRVLVLIAALLVSVYGMYVTLRTPTDVLPDLNRPVVTIMTEAAGLAPEEVEAQVTYNIETAVNGSPGVERVRSVSSLGLSIVFVEFQWGTDLKYNRQVVTERMGTITEKLPPGIVPVMTPATSIMGEIALISVSSKTLTPMDVRTVAEFTLRPAILSIPGIAQVTAMGGDLKQFRVQVDPDKLRLFDLTIEDVEKALAAANQNTGGGFVVSGSQELVVRNIGRVQTADDIALSLVATKPGDHVSPPRAVLVRDVATVIEAGPTIKRGDGSDNGTPAVIMAIQKQPGADTITLTQALDQTLEQIRPTLPKGIEINADVFRQEHFIKSSIGNVFEALRDGAILVVIVLILFLMNVRTTIVTLTALPLSIITTFLVFHWLDLSVNTMTLGGLAVAIGELVDDAVVDVENVYRRLGENRRSAAPRPIAQVVFEASSEIRNPIILGTVIVNLVFLPTFFLPGIEGRLFAPLATAYIVSIFASLLVALTVTPVLAYYLLPGIKRMEHGKDGALLRACKWLALKSYSISMPRPVAVLGTLGALVAVALFVVTRLGSEFLPPFNEGTAVVSFFGQPGVSLDESNKLGTKAEEMILSIPQVKSTARRTGRAEQDEHALGVNASEIEVDFWTREEAKDPDKHTTPAGRKPPPVEDILPRERVFSMIEEKLEAFPGVATGIGQPISHRIEHLLSGVRAQVAIKIFGDDLGTLRTLAEQTKAAMDGIPGVADLQVEQQVLIPQLHISVNREAAARVGFTPATLTDAMETATKGKVVGQVLDGLKVFDITLTLDDHHRTDPTALGLVRLVSPTGAIVLVQDVAEIVEKLGPNEVQRESLRRRIVVSANVRGRDLGSTVEEIKKSVAMDVQLPQGYTIQYGGLYEAQQESTRLLLALGAGSLIAIFVILFTHYRSGMVAIQIMLNVPFAFLGSVAALAITGEPFSVASLVGFISLTGIATRNGVLMVSHYIHLMTEERRPWSKELIIQGSQERVAPVLMTAVTAGLGLIPLVLSKGEPGKEILYPVAVVILGGLITSTLLDFFVTPAVFYRFGKAAAERLAREHAAKHGQSPPSQPVPTTTESHSTPTVATPAGASDRGNASASASFEPGRSAASDQGAQA; encoded by the coding sequence GTGCTCAACTGGATCATCCGATCATCCTTGAACAACCGCGTGCTGGTGCTGATCGCCGCGCTTCTCGTCTCCGTTTATGGGATGTACGTGACGCTGCGGACACCCACGGACGTTCTTCCCGACCTCAATCGTCCGGTCGTGACCATCATGACCGAGGCCGCCGGGCTTGCTCCGGAGGAGGTCGAGGCCCAGGTCACGTACAACATTGAAACCGCCGTCAACGGCTCGCCGGGCGTCGAGAGGGTGCGGAGCGTTTCATCGCTTGGGCTCTCGATTGTCTTCGTCGAGTTCCAGTGGGGCACGGATCTCAAGTACAACCGCCAGGTCGTCACCGAGCGGATGGGCACCATCACGGAGAAGCTGCCCCCCGGCATCGTGCCGGTGATGACGCCCGCCACCAGCATCATGGGCGAGATCGCCCTGATCAGTGTTTCCAGCAAAACACTGACGCCCATGGATGTTCGAACGGTCGCGGAGTTCACGCTGCGTCCGGCAATCCTCTCGATCCCCGGCATCGCCCAGGTAACGGCGATGGGTGGCGATCTCAAGCAGTTCCGAGTCCAGGTGGATCCCGACAAGCTCCGTCTGTTTGACCTAACCATCGAGGATGTTGAGAAGGCCCTTGCCGCAGCCAACCAGAACACCGGCGGCGGCTTCGTGGTCAGCGGTTCTCAGGAACTTGTCGTCCGCAACATCGGGCGGGTGCAGACCGCCGACGACATTGCACTGTCCCTCGTCGCCACCAAGCCCGGCGACCATGTCAGCCCGCCGAGGGCGGTGCTGGTGCGCGACGTGGCGACGGTTATCGAGGCCGGGCCCACGATCAAGCGCGGCGACGGGTCGGACAACGGCACCCCCGCGGTCATCATGGCTATTCAGAAGCAGCCGGGGGCGGACACGATCACGCTCACGCAGGCACTCGACCAAACGCTCGAACAGATCCGACCCACGCTCCCCAAGGGCATCGAGATCAACGCTGATGTGTTCCGTCAGGAGCACTTCATCAAGTCATCGATCGGCAACGTCTTTGAAGCACTTCGAGACGGCGCGATTCTGGTCGTCATCGTCCTGATCCTCTTCCTCATGAACGTGCGGACGACGATCGTCACGCTCACGGCGCTGCCGCTCTCGATCATCACGACCTTCCTGGTCTTCCACTGGCTGGACCTGAGCGTGAACACCATGACGTTGGGCGGCCTGGCGGTCGCCATCGGCGAGCTCGTGGACGATGCGGTGGTCGACGTGGAAAACGTCTACCGCCGCCTGGGTGAGAACCGTCGTTCAGCAGCACCCCGGCCGATCGCGCAGGTGGTCTTTGAGGCCTCCAGCGAGATCCGCAACCCGATCATCCTGGGAACGGTCATCGTCAACCTCGTGTTCCTGCCCACGTTCTTTCTGCCGGGCATCGAAGGGCGTCTCTTCGCCCCGCTGGCCACCGCGTACATCGTGAGCATCTTCGCGTCGCTGCTGGTGGCGCTCACGGTCACGCCCGTGCTGGCGTACTACCTGCTCCCGGGCATCAAGCGCATGGAGCACGGCAAGGATGGGGCATTGCTGCGGGCCTGCAAGTGGCTGGCGCTCAAGTCCTACTCCATCTCGATGCCACGCCCGGTCGCGGTGCTGGGGACGCTCGGAGCTTTAGTCGCGGTGGCATTGTTCGTCGTCACGCGCCTGGGCTCGGAGTTCCTGCCGCCCTTCAACGAGGGCACGGCCGTCGTCTCGTTCTTTGGCCAGCCGGGCGTTTCGCTGGACGAGTCCAACAAACTCGGCACCAAGGCCGAGGAGATGATCCTTTCGATCCCGCAGGTCAAGAGCACGGCACGTCGCACAGGCCGCGCAGAGCAGGATGAGCACGCGCTGGGCGTCAACGCCAGCGAGATTGAGGTCGATTTCTGGACAAGGGAGGAGGCGAAGGACCCAGACAAGCACACCACACCCGCGGGCAGGAAACCACCCCCGGTCGAGGACATCCTGCCGCGCGAACGGGTCTTCTCGATGATCGAGGAGAAGCTGGAGGCCTTCCCCGGTGTCGCCACTGGCATCGGTCAGCCCATCAGCCACCGCATCGAGCACTTGCTCTCGGGCGTCCGCGCCCAGGTCGCCATCAAGATCTTCGGCGACGACCTGGGCACGCTCCGCACGCTCGCGGAGCAGACCAAAGCCGCGATGGATGGCATCCCTGGCGTCGCAGACTTGCAGGTCGAGCAGCAGGTGCTGATCCCGCAGCTTCACATCAGCGTCAACCGCGAGGCGGCGGCCCGCGTCGGCTTCACGCCCGCGACGCTCACCGACGCAATGGAGACGGCCACCAAGGGGAAGGTTGTCGGCCAGGTGCTCGACGGCTTGAAGGTGTTCGATATCACGTTAACGCTGGACGATCACCATCGCACAGATCCGACCGCGCTCGGCCTCGTGCGGCTGGTGTCCCCGACGGGGGCGATCGTGCTCGTGCAAGACGTCGCCGAGATCGTCGAAAAGCTCGGCCCCAACGAGGTGCAGCGCGAGAGCCTGCGCCGCCGCATCGTCGTGTCCGCCAACGTCCGGGGTCGCGACCTGGGCTCGACGGTCGAGGAGATCAAGAAGTCGGTGGCGATGGATGTCCAACTTCCTCAGGGCTACACGATCCAGTACGGCGGCCTGTACGAGGCCCAGCAGGAATCGACCCGCCTGCTGCTGGCACTTGGCGCGGGCTCGCTTATCGCGATCTTCGTCATTCTTTTCACGCACTACCGCTCGGGCATGGTCGCCATCCAGATCATGCTCAACGTGCCGTTCGCGTTCCTGGGGAGCGTCGCAGCGCTCGCCATCACCGGCGAGCCCTTCAGCGTGGCTTCACTGGTGGGCTTCATCAGCCTCACCGGCATTGCCACCCGCAACGGCGTGCTGATGGTCAGCCACTACATCCACCTCATGACCGAGGAGCGCCGCCCGTGGAGCAAAGAACTCATCATCCAGGGCAGCCAGGAACGCGTGGCCCCGGTACTGATGACCGCCGTGACAGCGGGGCTGGGCCTCATCCCGCTGGTCTTGAGCAAGGGCGAGCCGGGCAAGGAGATCCTGTACCCGGTCGCGGTCGTCATCCTGGGCGGGCTCATCACCAGCACGCTGCTGGACTTCTTCGTCACCCCAGCCGTCTTCTACCGCTTCGGCAAGGCCGCCGCCGAGCGGCTGGCACGGGAACACGCCGCGAAGCACGGCCAGAGCCCGCCGAGCCAACCCGTGCCGACCACGACCGAAAGCCATTCGACACCCACCGTCGCCACACCAGCAGGGGCGAGCGATCGTGGCAACGCGTCCGCCTCTGCATCATTCGAACCCGGCCGCTCGGCGGCCTCAGATCAAGGAGCCCAGGCATGA
- a CDS encoding DUF2924 domain-containing protein: MPETIERQINALERMTTTELVERFAEVHGYPCRTRHRQYLIRKIAWRIQANAEGDLSERARRRAAELANDAEVRVMAPKSMIAPPQPGPSTTVHRRTRGQDHDDPRVPPAGSAIVREYKGRTIRVVVLPRGEGFEFEGERFRTLTAVAKRITGSHMNGFRFFRLPSAEATR, encoded by the coding sequence ATGCCAGAGACCATCGAACGGCAGATCAACGCGCTAGAGCGCATGACCACAACGGAGCTCGTTGAGCGCTTCGCCGAGGTCCACGGCTACCCGTGCCGCACGCGGCACCGGCAGTACCTCATCCGGAAGATCGCGTGGCGCATCCAGGCCAACGCCGAGGGCGACCTGAGCGAGCGGGCGCGACGCCGCGCCGCGGAGCTCGCGAACGACGCCGAGGTGCGGGTCATGGCCCCGAAGTCCATGATCGCTCCACCCCAGCCGGGGCCGAGCACAACGGTCCATCGCCGGACGCGCGGCCAAGACCATGACGACCCCCGCGTCCCACCCGCGGGGTCGGCGATCGTCCGCGAGTACAAGGGCCGCACGATCCGGGTGGTCGTCCTCCCTCGCGGCGAAGGCTTCGAGTTCGAGGGCGAACGCTTCCGCACCCTGACCGCGGTGGCCAAGCGAATCACCGGCAGCCACATGAACGGATTCCGGTTCTTCCGGCTGCCGTCCGCTGAGGCCACGCGATGA
- a CDS encoding TolC family protein: MMRQPTRQRSLFSCTPATFALALALIAGGCASLDPTPDIGRAASTIGDRSGVTPVWSQPWEAALTTWDGRSPLTREAALVMALRNNREIRSQVEQIAASRADLVQAGLLPNPVLGLTLRFPVDPVSGGTFFGASVVQSFTALWLRDGKVKAADARLNQTVLDVSDKALRLVADVKATHARIAFGERALALSDENLTTIRRSIESLDTRVRGGEGTTLDVNRARQQLAKAEAERALVARDLAKERRIMLEFIGFAAESAEWSVDAAGSMPLATPIDESGAVALALSQRLDVAAARSVVTAQQADLSTEEKSRLRDFGLGADFEREADGSKSLGPVLDVGIPIFDTNAAQIAKAGSLARVALASYEAASQRAIREARVAWVDLDSASRLVEEYRSTVLTISERNLALAEAALKAGQADVTVLLDAQRELIEARRTLLDLERDALLAAIELERAAGGSVR, translated from the coding sequence ATGATGCGCCAGCCGACTCGTCAGCGTTCCCTCTTCTCCTGCACGCCCGCGACGTTTGCCCTCGCGCTTGCACTGATCGCGGGCGGGTGCGCCTCGCTGGACCCCACGCCGGATATCGGCCGTGCCGCTTCGACCATCGGCGATCGCTCCGGCGTGACGCCGGTGTGGTCGCAGCCGTGGGAAGCGGCCTTGACGACGTGGGATGGGCGCTCGCCACTGACGCGGGAAGCGGCGCTCGTGATGGCTCTCCGTAACAACCGCGAGATCCGCTCGCAGGTCGAGCAGATCGCCGCGTCGCGGGCGGACTTGGTTCAGGCGGGTCTGCTTCCGAATCCGGTGCTCGGACTGACGCTGCGGTTCCCGGTCGATCCCGTGAGCGGGGGTACGTTTTTTGGTGCCTCGGTGGTGCAGTCGTTCACGGCGTTGTGGCTCCGAGACGGTAAGGTCAAGGCCGCCGATGCCCGGCTCAACCAGACCGTGCTTGATGTCTCCGATAAGGCGCTGCGACTGGTCGCGGACGTGAAGGCCACGCACGCACGCATCGCCTTCGGCGAGAGAGCACTCGCCCTCTCCGATGAGAATCTCACGACCATCCGCAGGAGCATCGAATCCCTTGACACCCGCGTACGCGGCGGTGAGGGGACGACGCTGGATGTCAACCGCGCCCGGCAGCAACTTGCCAAAGCCGAGGCGGAACGTGCGCTCGTCGCCCGCGACCTGGCGAAGGAACGCCGCATCATGCTCGAGTTCATCGGCTTCGCGGCCGAGAGCGCGGAGTGGTCCGTTGATGCAGCGGGTTCGATGCCGCTCGCCACCCCCATCGACGAGTCGGGCGCTGTCGCCCTCGCGCTCTCGCAGCGGCTGGACGTCGCGGCGGCCCGGTCGGTCGTGACGGCGCAACAAGCCGACCTCTCCACCGAAGAGAAGAGCCGCCTGCGGGACTTCGGGCTTGGGGCCGACTTCGAGCGCGAGGCCGACGGCAGCAAGTCCCTCGGGCCTGTCCTTGACGTCGGCATCCCGATCTTCGACACCAACGCCGCCCAGATCGCCAAAGCCGGGTCGCTCGCCCGCGTTGCCCTTGCTTCCTATGAAGCCGCTTCGCAGCGGGCCATACGCGAGGCCCGTGTTGCGTGGGTTGATCTCGACAGCGCCTCGAGACTGGTTGAGGAATACCGCTCGACTGTGCTGACAATCTCGGAACGGAACCTGGCCCTTGCCGAGGCCGCGCTCAAGGCAGGCCAGGCCGACGTGACTGTGCTCCTCGATGCGCAGCGCGAACTGATTGAGGCACGCCGGACGCTGCTGGACCTGGAACGCGACGCGCTGCTCGCCGCGATCGAACTGGAGCGGGCGGCGGGCGGCAGCGTGCGATGA
- a CDS encoding AAA family ATPase gives MHDAPRLTPGYRLQKLEVSNWGTFDSSRGTVHVVRPCGATTLLIGQNGSGKSTLVDALLTLFVRPVVRNYNVAAGAQKTERDERTYIKGAFDRRSRDEDNRAEVQFLRPDGRHYSTLLATFKNDRGEAFTVAQVLYLGGDGGAEKVYAFAQGERSIAEHCANLATTERVRQQMEKRGFRATDKYNEYHGWVAKVTGMQPKAMDVFNQTVAVKDIQSLNKFIREHMLEPKPWMEKIETLQAHFTQLTEAYQSLVRVRRQFELLTPIAAKGATFTAQSEALRLAQAMCSAAGPYFRAMTIELLTPAAESLTKELSALLATRDRLDTELRDAADEERQLKNEIENAGGERLRQIPLLIKQHETESASRRERSTRFMSALATTGLAADVTDDASLRLLHQRLPEFIKGLSTREDALRREHQDVVLDRGDAHRELNESRRELEALGTRHRRSGRERRSILRPSGWR, from the coding sequence TCGGCTCCAAAAGCTCGAGGTCTCCAACTGGGGAACGTTCGATAGCAGCCGTGGTACGGTGCATGTGGTCAGGCCGTGCGGTGCTACCACACTCCTCATCGGCCAGAATGGTTCGGGCAAGTCCACTCTTGTGGACGCCCTGTTGACGCTGTTCGTGCGCCCGGTTGTCCGCAACTACAACGTCGCCGCCGGTGCTCAGAAGACCGAACGCGATGAGCGAACCTACATCAAAGGGGCGTTTGACCGACGGAGCCGCGACGAAGACAACCGAGCGGAGGTGCAGTTTCTCCGACCCGATGGACGGCACTACTCGACCCTGCTGGCGACCTTCAAGAACGATCGCGGCGAGGCCTTCACCGTCGCGCAGGTTCTGTACCTTGGCGGTGACGGGGGTGCCGAGAAGGTCTACGCCTTCGCGCAGGGTGAGAGGTCGATCGCCGAGCACTGCGCCAACCTTGCCACCACCGAACGGGTGCGCCAGCAGATGGAGAAGCGCGGTTTCCGCGCGACCGACAAGTACAACGAGTATCACGGCTGGGTCGCCAAGGTTACGGGCATGCAGCCAAAGGCGATGGATGTGTTCAACCAAACCGTCGCGGTCAAGGACATCCAGAGTCTGAACAAGTTCATCCGCGAGCACATGCTCGAGCCCAAGCCGTGGATGGAGAAGATCGAGACCCTGCAGGCGCACTTCACCCAACTTACCGAAGCCTATCAGAGCCTGGTGCGGGTACGACGGCAGTTCGAGCTGCTCACGCCAATCGCGGCAAAGGGCGCCACCTTCACCGCGCAGTCGGAAGCCTTGCGCCTGGCACAGGCTATGTGCAGTGCCGCAGGTCCATATTTCCGGGCGATGACGATCGAGCTACTCACGCCTGCGGCAGAGTCCTTGACGAAGGAACTCTCGGCGCTGCTCGCCACCCGGGACCGTCTCGATACGGAGTTGCGGGACGCGGCCGACGAAGAGCGGCAATTGAAAAATGAGATCGAGAATGCCGGCGGCGAGAGGCTTCGCCAGATTCCGCTGCTCATCAAGCAGCACGAGACCGAGAGTGCAAGCCGGCGCGAGCGTAGCACCCGGTTCATGTCCGCGCTGGCCACGACGGGGCTTGCCGCCGATGTGACCGATGATGCCTCTTTGCGGTTGCTCCACCAACGACTGCCGGAGTTCATCAAGGGTTTGAGCACTCGCGAAGACGCGCTCCGACGTGAACATCAGGATGTCGTGCTTGATCGCGGCGATGCGCACCGCGAACTCAACGAGAGTAGGCGAGAGCTCGAGGCGCTCGGCACCCGCCATCGTCGTAGCGGTCGGGAACGCAGGTCCATCCTTCGGCCTTCTGGCTGGCGATGA
- a CDS encoding efflux RND transporter periplasmic adaptor subunit → MVRSRAALAAGALALATAAILIPVYAHEGHGKPTGATFDPNAPKKVTEATAFAIGLKTAEVDFGNVEDVVRLTGMVRAQPGALAGVSATYAGVVRSIAVQPGDRVRKGDLIAEVESPELARALFEVRRLESEAERLNAEQRRATSQVASLEIEAPASEQSAALAEAEVDRLVSAGESVSANLLAQRRGEAIRLRTDASLRKVSLEQARTDADSLRRQREATLASVEALRATLPAGAGTDAAGVIRLLAPLDGVVVSRAAVIGEGVGAGSPIVSIGDFSRVQIEGELPEGLLSRVEAASNAKVRVRRGVAAASEVVAEGVVRFLSPVIDASKRTAHVIIDVDNPQGLLRQGQIVDLSVVLSTNDGAVVVPASAVVKEGPMQYVFVREGKGENEVFKKRDVAVGVRDDRVIEIVKGLVPGDVVAVGGAFSLSQLRGFVPGAPEPVGEPAKSGDGHGHSH, encoded by the coding sequence ATGGTCCGCTCACGCGCGGCCCTGGCAGCGGGCGCACTGGCGCTCGCGACCGCGGCCATCCTGATTCCTGTGTACGCACACGAAGGTCACGGCAAGCCGACGGGCGCGACGTTTGACCCCAATGCTCCTAAGAAGGTCACCGAAGCGACCGCGTTCGCCATCGGGCTCAAGACCGCCGAGGTGGACTTTGGCAACGTCGAGGATGTCGTCCGTCTCACGGGCATGGTCCGCGCCCAGCCCGGGGCGCTTGCGGGTGTCTCAGCCACCTACGCGGGTGTCGTCCGCTCGATCGCGGTGCAACCTGGTGATCGAGTGCGCAAGGGTGATCTCATCGCGGAAGTTGAGTCTCCAGAACTAGCCCGGGCCTTGTTCGAGGTCAGGCGGCTGGAGTCGGAGGCCGAGCGGCTTAACGCTGAGCAAAGGCGGGCGACGTCGCAGGTCGCATCACTCGAGATCGAGGCTCCTGCGTCCGAACAGAGCGCAGCGCTCGCCGAAGCTGAGGTCGATCGGTTGGTGTCCGCCGGCGAGAGCGTTTCGGCGAACCTGCTGGCGCAGCGTCGAGGCGAGGCGATCCGTCTCCGCACCGACGCATCGCTCCGCAAGGTCTCCCTGGAACAGGCAAGGACCGACGCCGATTCGTTGCGTCGTCAAAGAGAGGCCACGCTGGCGTCCGTCGAAGCCCTCCGAGCCACGCTCCCGGCTGGAGCTGGCACCGATGCGGCGGGTGTCATCCGCCTCCTCGCGCCACTGGACGGCGTGGTCGTCAGCCGAGCGGCAGTGATCGGTGAGGGTGTTGGAGCTGGAAGTCCCATTGTGAGCATCGGTGACTTTTCGCGGGTGCAGATCGAAGGAGAACTGCCCGAAGGCCTGCTTTCGCGGGTGGAGGCAGCGTCGAACGCAAAGGTGCGGGTCCGCAGAGGTGTGGCCGCCGCGAGCGAGGTTGTTGCCGAAGGAGTTGTTCGGTTCCTCAGTCCCGTGATCGATGCATCCAAGCGCACCGCGCACGTCATCATCGACGTCGATAACCCGCAGGGTCTGCTGCGACAAGGGCAGATTGTAGATCTGAGCGTGGTGCTTTCGACCAATGACGGCGCAGTCGTAGTGCCCGCGTCGGCGGTCGTGAAGGAAGGCCCGATGCAGTACGTGTTCGTGCGCGAGGGTAAGGGCGAAAACGAGGTCTTCAAGAAACGCGACGTTGCCGTCGGCGTGCGTGATGATCGAGTTATCGAGATTGTCAAGGGTCTCGTGCCTGGCGATGTCGTGGCGGTCGGAGGCGCGTTCAGCCTGTCACAACTCCGCGGATTCGTGCCCGGCGCTCCCGAGCCCGTCGGTGAGCCTGCCAAGTCTGGCGACGGCCACGGCCACTCGCACTGA